The proteins below are encoded in one region of Apium graveolens cultivar Ventura chromosome 4, ASM990537v1, whole genome shotgun sequence:
- the LOC141717176 gene encoding cytochrome P450 72A397-like — protein sequence MKHSLLEIAIAVAVVAATVVTWKVLHWVWLRPKKFAEHLRKQGFHGNSYSLLYGDTKENMSMLMATRSNPIPISHDVPSRTNPFLCKLVRDYGKRTFLWAGPTPWIVIMNPEMVKEVLNNFLKYPKLVAHPIFNIFIQGLISLNGSEWALHRRLLNPAFHTEKLKGMLPAFDLCCGEMTIKWMEMIGEGRNSCELDVWPFFHRLTSDVISRTAFGSCYQDGRKVFELQVEQADYAFKALQSVYLPGSRFLPTKRNQRMKEIDKEVRFLVRGIIDKKMKAMKEGEASADDLLGILLEANSKELGQGNRNNGMSIEDVIEECKAFYFAGQETTSTLLVWTLVLLSMHPDWQDRARLEVLQVIGDDKLDIGHLNQLKIVTMILYEVLRLYPPVSGILRQITEEVTLADLTLLPGMQILLPINQIHHDQDIWGADAKKFNPERFSEGIAKATKNQATAFLPFGGGPRICIGQNFAILEAKLAVAMILRKFSFKLSPSYKHAPVNKLTTQPAYGASLILYKV from the exons ATGAAGCATTCATTATTAGAGATAGCCATAGCAGTAGCAGTCGTTGCAGCAACAGTAGTGACATGGAAAGTGCTCCACTGGGTGTGGTTGAGACCTAAAAAGTTCGCAGAACACCTGAGAAAACAAGGCTTTCATGGCAACTCTTATAGCTTGTTGTATGGAGATACCAAGGAAAACATGTCCATGTTAATGGCAACAAGATCAAATCCCATTCCTATCTCCCATGACGTACCTTCTCGTACGAATCCCTTTCTCTGCAAGCTCGTCCGCGACTATG GTAAAAGAACATTTTTATGGGCTGGACCAACACCATGGATTGTTATTATGAATCCTGAAATGGTAAAAGaagttttaaataattttttgaaatacCCAAAGCTTGTGGCACACCCGATATTTAACATATTCATACAAGGCCTCATATCACTAAACGGAAGTGAGTGGGCTTTGCACAGAAGACTTCTCAATCCTGCTTTTCACACTGAAAAGTTGAAG GGTATGCTACCAGCATTTGATTTGTGTTGCGGTGAGATGACAATAAAATGGATGGAAATGATAGGGGAGGGGAGAAACTCATGCGAGTTAGATGTGTGGCCTTTCTTTCATAGACTGACAAGTGATGTCATTTCACGGACCGCATTTGGCAGTTGCTACCAAGATGGAAGGAAAGTCTTTGAATTACAAGTGGAACAAGCTGACTACGCATTTAAGGCTCTGCAATCAGTTTACCTGCCGGGATCCAG GTTTTTACCAACTAAGAGGAACCAGAGGATGAAGGAAATAGACAAAGAAGTGCGATTTTTAGTAAGAGGTATTATTGATAAGAAGATGAAGGCCATGAAAGAAGGAGAAGCTAGCGCTGATGACTTATTGGGAATATTGCTGGAAGCAAACTCTAAAGAACTCGGACAGGGAAACAGGAATAATGGAATGAGCATTGAAGATGTAATTGAAGAATGCAAGGCGTTCTATTTTGCTGGCCAGGAGACCACCTCAACTTTGCTTGTGTGGACGTTGGTCTTGTTAAGTATGCATCCAGATTGGCAAGATCGAGCTAGACTAGAAGTATTGCAAGTAATTGGGGATGACAAACTTGATATAGGTCATCTTAATCAACTGAAGATT GTGACTATGATTCTGTATGAGGTTTTAAGATTATATCCACCAGTATCTGGGATACTTCGACAGATAACTGAGGAAGTTACACTGGCAGATTTAACCTTACTACCAGGAATGCAAATATTGTTGCCTATAAATCAAATTCATCATGATCAAGATATTTGGGGCGCTGATGCGAAGAAATTCAATCCTGAAAGATTCTCAGAAGGCATTGCAAAGGCAACAAAGAATCAGGCAACTGCGTTTTTGCCGTTTGGTGGGGGACCAAGGATCTGCATTGGACAGAATTTTGCGATATTGGAAGCAAAACTAGCCGTGGCCATGATATTAAGAAAGTTCTCCTTTAAGCTTTCACCATCCTATAAGCATGCACCTGTCAATAAACTTACTACTCAACCTGCATATGGCGCTAGCCTGATTCTATACAAGGTGTAG